The genome window CCGGTCAAAAAGGCAGCAGGCCGCTTCATACAGCGTCATGGCATCATTCGTCTGCTCCTCCAGCTTCATCTGCCGCCCAAAGCCTGTCATCACATCGAAATCGGCTCCGCGGCAGCCGACAGAAAGTACAGAACCCATCAGCTCCTTGCTCCGCGCCCGCCGGCACACCTCTTCACACAGCTCCAGCAGCACGACCTTGATTTCGGCGCCCGTGTGGTAATCCCGGGGGAGCGTCATGTGGTGACCGATCCCTTTTTGGGTATCGTACGTATTCAGCGAGACCGGCGAGTCATCCAGGCCCCGGGCGGTGCGCCACAGCACCTCGCCATTCACTCCAAAGCGGCGGGTGAGCACATTCGGTGCCAGCTCCGCCAGCTGCCTGATCTGATAGACCCCCATGCGGTGAAAGTGACGCTTCATCCGAGACCCTACGCCAAACAGCTTTTCAATCGGCAGTTTCCAGAGGGTCTCAGCCAGCTCCTCCCGCTTGAGCCAAAAAACGCCTTCCTCCCGCTTCTTGGCAAAGTTGTCACAAGCCATTTTGGCCAGCACTTTATTCTCTCCGATTCCCACCCGGCAGTTGATCCCGGTCTCCAGCCAGACGCGCCGCCGGATTTGCGCTGCCATCTGCAGGGGATCCCCTCCAAACAGGTGGACACTGCCCGTCACATCGAGAAACTGTTCGTCAATCGAGTACGGCTCCACCTTATCCGTGAACGCCTCAAAAATTTGGGTAATCTGCATCGAGATGCGGATGTACATCTCCATCCGCGGACGAACCACCACGAGGTTGCGGCACTTTTGCTGAGCCTGCCACAGTGCCTCCGCCGTAACCACGCCGTACGATTTGGCAATCGGGCATGCCGCCAGGACCACCCCGCTGCGCCGCTCCGGGTCTCCCGCCACGACGATTGGTTGATTCCGCAGCTGTGGGTTGGCCGCTTTCTCGATACTGGCATAAAAACTCTGCATATCGACCAAAAAAACGATCCGTTTGTTCGCATTGGCCATATTGCCATCCCCTTAGTAATTAGAAAACTGAATGTGATAATCCCTATTTGCAGAACAAGCGTTCGCAAATCCTTTTGTTCTTAGTATAGCAAACAAACGTTCGCTTTTATACCCCTTCCCTCTAAAAATGTGCTGGTAATTTTTTCTCCAAGAAAGCAGGGATTCCAAGCACATGGCAGAATCCTGTACAAAAAAGCAGGTGCGCTGTGTGGCGACCTCTAGAAAAGAAGGTGAGTTCCATGGAATCCTCCCCTCTGCAGACAGAAATTGGCGCAGTATTCGTGCCTGTTCGGCACATCGAAGAAGCCCGCGACTGGTATTGCCGGCTGCTCGGCATACCTGCTGATCAAGACATCTTGTTCGGCCATCTCTACTGCATTCCGATGCAAAAGGGCCCCACGCTCATCCTGGACAGCAAAATTTTCCCAAAAAGCTCACCCAGTGACGCTCCGCTGTTTCATTTCAACACGCAGGACATCGAGGCAGCTTACCGCTACCTGCAAGAGATGGGCGTTACGCTCGTGAGCCCCATCGAAAGCGGGCACTGGTTTACGTTCCGCGACCCAGACGGCAACCTGCTGATGGTCTGCAAATGCTAGACGGTCTCACCATCTTGCGACAAGTCAAAAAGTGGGCGTTCGCAGATCGGAACGCCCACCGCCTATGGCTGGATGTCAAAGAGACGAAAAAGTGCGCCCTGCAGCTGTACCTGTCCGAGGGCTTTTGCATGGAGGGCACGCTTCGCGAAGGCCTGCGGACAGGCGATGAGTACGAATCATTGATCGTCCTGTCCATGCTCAGACGCGAGTACACAGGCAGCTAATCCGTCAGATCCTGCTCACTTTGCACGAGCAGCCATTTGCCATCGCTGCTCGCCCCGATCACCCCAACATCATGGGGCAATCCTTCCAGAATCACCCGCTCCCGGCGCTGGTCGGCGTCATAAAGGCGAAGCGACTCTGTG of Brevibacillus choshinensis contains these proteins:
- a CDS encoding DNA polymerase IV, giving the protein MANANKRIVFLVDMQSFYASIEKAANPQLRNQPIVVAGDPERRSGVVLAACPIAKSYGVVTAEALWQAQQKCRNLVVVRPRMEMYIRISMQITQIFEAFTDKVEPYSIDEQFLDVTGSVHLFGGDPLQMAAQIRRRVWLETGINCRVGIGENKVLAKMACDNFAKKREEGVFWLKREELAETLWKLPIEKLFGVGSRMKRHFHRMGVYQIRQLAELAPNVLTRRFGVNGEVLWRTARGLDDSPVSLNTYDTQKGIGHHMTLPRDYHTGAEIKVVLLELCEEVCRRARSKELMGSVLSVGCRGADFDVMTGFGRQMKLEEQTNDAMTLYEAACCLFDRHWQETPVRSIGVTLGQLVPDNVLQLNLFTDHHKRRSLAHAMDDIRTRYGQDAILRAASLLGAGQAKERARKIGGHYK
- a CDS encoding VOC family protein: MESSPLQTEIGAVFVPVRHIEEARDWYCRLLGIPADQDILFGHLYCIPMQKGPTLILDSKIFPKSSPSDAPLFHFNTQDIEAAYRYLQEMGVTLVSPIESGHWFTFRDPDGNLLMVCKC
- a CDS encoding GNAT family N-acetyltransferase; the protein is MLDGLTILRQVKKWAFADRNAHRLWLDVKETKKCALQLYLSEGFCMEGTLREGLRTGDEYESLIVLSMLRREYTGS